From Triticum urartu cultivar G1812 chromosome 2, Tu2.1, whole genome shotgun sequence, a single genomic window includes:
- the LOC125534756 gene encoding protein FAR1-RELATED SEQUENCE 5-like: MDPINNIQMHMSPGGFSTPKKNTTIPLFSSSFTPECDEHLKPKVGMTFEGLEAVEKFYKAYAHQSGFGVRIGQQKKIENKVVRTKRFMCSREGFKSKDIKEINDPLRKRRKQTDTRCGCDAHIFVRLCGENTYKIDSWIEHHVHGLVSPDKRHLIRSNRRVSERAKNTLYTCHKASIGTSQAYRLLQVSEGGIPNAGCTKRDLQNYYRGLRYKIRDADAQMFVAQLARKQEVNSTFFYDFEVNDEGNLVRVFWADATRRKNYSHFGDVISFDSTYTTNQYNMIFAPFTGVNHHLQSVFFGAGFLSNEKDESYIWLFQTFLKAMGGVAPRLIITDEAASIKNGIDKVLPATMHRLCMWHIMEKVPEKVGPLIREDSEFWPRLNSCVWGSETASDFESQWNSIITDFGLEDNEWLAKRFTIRDTWIPAYFMDISLAGLLRTTSRSESANSFFNRFIHRRLAFVEFWLRFDTALECQREEELMADNRSMHTTPQLFTPWTMEKQGSEVFTYEVFEKFQLQVIAARDHCCVQGITQGVGLKTVTLRGRSGKVREVSYDTTTMIANCPCKLFESIGIPCRHIIQVLRIENQNELPNYYIMKRWQKRCKRENVYDEQGNLLEEKPTDSLDAATRKKISTVRDKMEELIQKAKHSNEGMDFLTSSVLSIEAPLDQMVPAATQNTRQDEYEAFIGCNIPTEVDIHPPTDVRTVGRCERIKSGKEIKEGDRKRKDKEAKLKVARLCKTCKQMVFHDSRNCPSKTIQGKRSLIAEDVQPNGAS, encoded by the exons TCGTATCGGACAGCAGAAAAAGATTGAGAATAAGGTGGTCCGGACTAAGCGTTTCATGTGTAGTAGAGAAGGATTCAAGTCAAAAGATATTAAGGAGATTAATGACCCCTTGAGGAAAAGACGTAAGCAGACAGACACGCGATGCGGTTGTGATGCTCATATATTTGTTAGACTTTGTGGGGAGAACACCTACAAGATAGACTCATGGATTGAGCATCATGTTCATGGTCTTGTATCACCTGATAAGCGTCATTTGATCAGATCCAATCGTAGAGTTAGTGAGAGGGCAAAGAATACTTTATACACATGTCATAAGGCAAGCATTGGAACCTCCCAGGCATACAGGCTCCTGCAAGTTAGCGAGGGTGGAATTCCGAATGCTGGGTGCACAAAGAGGGACTTGCAAAATTACTATCGCGGACTCAGGTATAAAATCAGAGACGCAGATGCTCAAATGTTTGTGGCCCAATTAGCTAGAAAGCAGGAAGTGAATTCAACATTTTTCTATGATTTTGAGGTGAATGATGAGGGGAACCTGGTGCGTGTGTTCTGGGCGGATGCCACAAGAAGGAAGAACTATAGTCACTTTGGTGATGTGATATCCTTCGATTCTACATACACCACTAATCAGTACAATATGATATTTGCACCATTTACAGGGGTTAATCATCACTTACAAAGTGTCTTTTTTGGTGCTGGATTCTTATCAAATGAGAAGGATGAGTCATACATTTGGTTATTTCAGACCTTCCTAAAAGCAATGGGAGGGGTAGCACCTAGACTCATCATAACTGATGAAGCTGCTAGCATCAAGAATGGTATTGACAAAGTTCTTCCAGCCACTATGCATAGGTTATGCATGTGGCATATAATGGAAAAGGTGCCTGAAAAAGTTGGACCTTTGATTAGGGAAGATTCTGAATTTTGGCCGAGGTTGAACTCATGTGTTTGGGGTTCAGAAACTGCAAGTGACTTTGAGTCACAATGGAATTCCATCATTACAGATTTTGGGTTGGAGGATAACGAGTGGTTAGCTAAGAGGTTTACCATTAGAGATACATGGATACCAGCCTACTTTATGGATATATCTCTTGCGGGCTTGCTCCGAACCACTTCAAGGTCAGAAAGTGCAAATTCTTTTTTCAACCGTTTCattcatcgtaggcttgctttTGTTGAGTTCTGGCTTAGGTTCGACACAGCTTTAGAATGCCAACGTGAGGAAGAATTAATGGCAGACAACAGAAGCATGCATACCACCCCACAACTATTTACGCCATGGACAATGGAGAAACAAGGTAGTGAGGTATTCACATATGAGGTATTCGAGAAATTTCAGCTACAAGTTATTGCTGCTAGAGATCATTGTTGTGTTCAGGGTATTACACAAGGTGTGGGGTTAAAAACGGTGACCCTGAGAGGTCGATCTGGTAAGGTTAGGGAGGTCTCCTATGACACTACAACCATGATAGCAAATTGTCCGTGCAAGTtatttgagtcaattggtattcCATGTCGACATATTATCCAAGTGTTGAGGATTGAGAACCAAAATGAACTTCCCAACTATTACATTATGAAAAGATGGCAGAAACGGTGCAAGAG GGAGAATGTTTATGATGAACAGGGGAACCTACTAGAAGAAAAGCCCACAGATTCACTAGATGCAGCCACGAGAAAGAAGATTTCGACTGTACGTGATAAGATGGAAGAGTTGATTCAAAAGGCAAAGCACTCAAATGAAGGCATGGACTTCTTAACATCAAGTGTGTTGAGCATTGAGGCGCCTTTAGACCAAATGGTCCCTGCAGCCACACAGAACACTAGGCAAGACGAATATGAGGCTTTTATTGGTTGTAATATTCCTACAGAAGTTGATATACATCCACCAACTGATGTTCGTACCGTGGGGAGATGCGAAAGAATAAAGAGTGGAAAGGAGATCAAGGAGGGTGATAGGAAAAGGAAGGACAAAGAAGCGAAGTTAAAGGTTGCACGCTTGTGCAAGACATGCAAGCAAATGGTGTTTCATGATAGTCGCAATTGTCCAAGCAAAACTATTCAAGGGAAAAGGAGCTTGATTGCGGAAGATGTGCAACCAAATGGTGCTTCCTGA